The region aggCTCTGATGAGACTAACGCCTCCCTCGGGGTGACGGGGAACCCGAGCTGAAGGTGGCCCCTACAGGGTGGGAAGCGCCTGAGACCGGAGAGCACAGGCCTGCAGCAAGGCAGCCGCCCTTCTCAAACATGGTGGCGACGGGGTCCCAGGGATGTGCCCTTCTCAAACATGGCGGCCAAAACGGGCGGGCCTCCGCGCGAAGGAGGCGTCCCTTTCCCAGCGTGGCGGGAACCTTGCCCAGTTTCCGGCGCTCCGCCCGCGGCTCGCCGTCCGTCGGGGAGGCGCGCGCCGCCCGCTCTGCACGCGGAGAGCACGTGACCCGGAGACGCCGGCCGGTGATTGGTGACGTGGCGATGACATCAGACGCCGCGCGCGCGCTCAGAGCCGCGCGATTGAGACTCGGCGGAGGAGCGTTAGGCCGGGGCGCTCACTCATGAGGAGCAGGAAGGTGAGGGGCCCTCGCAGGCGGGGTGCGCGCCGCCGAGCCGCACTCTCCCAGAGGAGCCGGCGGGGGGCGGACGCCCCGAGCCCCGCCCCTGGGAGGGGAACCCGCACTCCAGGCACCTCCAACCGCCCCAGGCGCGGGGCTCCAGGCTCGCTCCCCGGGGTGAAGGCCACCCGGACCCGAGCTTTGCCCCCGGCCGTGCGGGCTGCTGCCCGGGCTTCCTGGCCTCCCGCACTGCCCACAGATGGGCGTGCTGCAGCCGAGCGAGCTCAGCCAAGCCCCTGTGTCGTGTGTAACCTGGGCTGAGGACGGCAGTGCGACGGGAGGTAGGGTGACTGGGACCTAAACCTCGGCTGCAAAGGGTCTCTGGCCGAGCACGGCAGGGACAGTGAGTCCCTTAGCCTGAAGTGTGTCTGCCGTGCACCGCTAGCCAAAGTCCAGACCGACGTCTCTGCCTCCTGCGTTGCGCAGACGTTTGTGTGTAGCGTGGCTGACAGTAACTGTTCCCCGCGTCAATGGTCATGGTTGCTGCCCCTCCCTTGCATAAGGAGACTTTATTAAGGTTCAATAGTTCCCCGCTGTTTTTTACTTCTTTGCGCGCCTCGGTTCCAGTGAGACACAGAAGGGTCTAACTCTTGTGAGGTTCTCTCCCACTTTCCTTTAGCTGTCTGTTGACCGTGCAGCCTTGCAATCCTTACTTTACCCTTTGCAGCCACTTCCTCAGGTCTGCAAGGGCCCCTCGGATCCTCcccctttgtttgtttctgcacGTGCCTCTTTTGCCTGTTCAGAGAAGTATGTTTAAGATAATTTTATGTTAGGGACTTTCCTTGGGAGTCGAGGGTGCCCTTTGTGTACCTAGATTACTGATTGGGTCCTTAGCTTCTGCTAGAACCCCCGGTGGTTCTAAAGCaaacaccccacccacccaccaccccacccccggttTGCATCTGGAAATTCCTTTATTCTGGACTTCATCTTAGAGGACAGGTTTTCTGGGTGTGGATTTTCTTAGCTGGCATTTTGTTTCGTGCAGATAGTAATCTCACCGTGGTTCACATactgtttctgcagaataagGGGTTGTTTCTTACTGGTACCTCCAGGATGAGAACTGCCCCGGGAGGTGCCTGGCCATGTGTTTATTATCCTCTCCCTCCTGTGTCACAAACTTCCCAACCACAGGTTATTGTTTTCAACAAACAGGAGGCTTTCAACCTTTCTGTCTTCAAATacttttttctgctttttctactttctggttttcccttacatgtatgtgtgctggtgtgtgagttaaggccagcctaggctacctaggaagttctaggtcagctggGGCAATAAGATATGTGACACAGTTTTGTGTGATGGCAACAggctgtgaccccagcactcgggaggctaaGACAGATGTATTTTGCATTCAAGACCTAGCAGAGTAACTTAATGAaattgacaaaaaagaaaaaagagagagacaggcaggcaggtaggcagaggTGGGTCTGGGAGTGCATGAAACTCTTGAGTTCATTTTCCCAAGCAGCGTAAGCCAGGTGTGAAgctcacatttgtaatcccagcacttgggtaaAAAAGGGGAGGTCTGAAGGGCAAGGTTCTCATTAGCTTCACAGCAAgataagaggccagcctgggacacataaGACCCCAtactagaaataaaacataaataaaggtGGGCGAGGCCCATAGCACAGCAGTAGAGTCTGCCTAGCACATAGTAGGTTATCCCAGAGCagcaacaacatcatcatcatgtAAGACATGGGACTAGGGTAGGGTAGAGATACGAGTACAGGAGCtggtgtttctgtttgtgttaCTGTTGTCATGGGCTTTGACACCAAATAATTTGAGAgccgccaggcagtggtggcacatgcctttaatcccagcacttgggaggcagaaacaggaggatttctgagtttgaggccagcctggtctacagagtgagtgccagggctataaagagaaaccctgtcaagaaaaCAACAGAATTTGAGAGCCTTCCAAGAAAGAGTGTGTACACTTATTTGGGGCACATTGGTATGAGTTTGCGTGTCCACTCAGTGCTGCTGGGTCTTGGAAACGTACCAcagcacatatggaggtcagaggacagcttacaggACACAGTTCTTTCCTTGCACTGTTTGGGTCCTAGCAGCTGAACACACCCTTTCAGTCCTTGTGACCAGCTCCCTTTTCCACTGAGTCGTCTGATGCTCAACCCTGTACCTAAGTGGACAGTTGGGTCAAACCAGCTTGGGGCATAGCCGTCTTTGCTTGTAGGTGAAGGACCCTGGGTAGCTCAGGCACCAAGTGGAGGACCCACAACAGCTCTGGGCTGGCATTCCGCCATAAGCATGCTCTCTGAGCTTTACTCTTGTCTAGCTTACAGGTGGAGTGCGGTCCTCAGCACGCCTTCGGGCCCGGAGTTACTCTTCAGCCAGCTTGGCCTCTGCCAGGGACGTTACCAGCTCCACATCTGCCAAAACAACATGTCTGGTGAGCCTCATTACCAAGAACACCAAGGCTACAGTTGTCACTCTGAGATGTGTTGTATGAAATAGAAGCTGCTGCTATGTATAGCTTGGGAGACGTTCCAGAGGCTGTGGCAGTGCCGTCACTGTTGTCACAGAGGCGTGTGCTTTGTGATACAGCtgatcttctggcctttgtgcaccatacgtgtgtgtgtgtgtgtggaagtgtgCTAGTGACCCGGGCACTAAGGCACGGCTTTGCCCAGCTGTGTGAGTCTTTTACCCGCTTCACTCCTGGAGCAGAGGGAATAGTCAGGCACGAGGCATGGACTCTCATATGGTCTGCTGTACGTCCCACTGCAGCTGCCTAGTCGGGGAATCTCATCCCTACGTTGGTGCTTATGagtttggcagcaggcaccttcaTGCTCTAAGCTTTCTTGCTTGTTCCTATGATGATTTTAAAGTAAGCAACCATGCACTTAGGAAAGGCCTGGGAAAGCAGCTTGCTGGAGCGGTGCTCTGGAGTCCCCCTTGGCCTCCAATCTGTTCTGCCTCTTAGCAGACCAGTGGCTTAGGCACGGGTGTCTCTGGCGGAGGAATGGGAGCCTCTGGGACTGTGAGCCCTGTGCCTCTGCTAAATGGGTCTgattttctcttacatttttctttcttggcagGCTTCCTCATCACACAAAGCTACGGACAGACGAACTTCCAAAAAGTTCAAGTATGACAAAGGTCACCTTGTGAAGGCAGAATTACAAAAACTTGACCCTAAGAGTgacatttcttctttgccaaAAGTGGCCCCTGTGGCTCCTTGTGAAAATAAGTTTGCGGAGGACAGTGCTGAGGCTGCTGTGTCTGTaccagagagcagagagcctCCTCAGGGCTGCTCCAAGCCTGTGAGTGAGGAACCCTCAGTAAAGGCTGAGAATGGCTTGTCCACAGAACCCAGCAGTGCCGCTGCAGCCCAGGAGCCCGATGACAGCTCTGCCCAACAGGCAGAGCCTGTGCCCAGGACAGAGGAGGTGCGGGCATCCGTGCTTCAGATGGACAGCAGCATCTTTCTAGATGATGACAGCAACCAGCCCATGCCTGTGAGTCGCTTCTTCGGGAATGTCGAGCTTATGCAGGTGAGTgttgcctcctcctgcctctcctgcagTGCCTGGGCACCAGACTGCAACTCCCTGCTCCCACTCTAttgtgtacccacacacacacacacacacacacaggctcacaagCTGGGAAGCAGCTCGGTTGGAAGGCTGAGAAGGTAGCGTCCCTGGCTTCAGCCTCCTCTCTGTGTCTTGGACCTCACACAAGGTTAGGAACTCAGATCTGTGATTTCATGAGCATGCGGCCATGTCTGTTCTCATCTCTTGTTTGGAGTATAGCATCTTTCTTACCAAGGGACCTGGGCCTAGACAGACTTCCTGTGTCTGTAACAGGCCTGCTTTGCAGAGCCGGAGCAGACTGGCCAAGTAAGAATGTGGATGTCCTGGCAATCTCACTTAAGACTGAAGTCATGCTTTCTTCCCCTCTAAGGATCTGCCACCAGCCTCTTCATCTTATCCTTCCATGAGCAGAAGAGAATTCAGAAAAATGCACTTCAGAGCCAAAGATGACGAGGATGACGCTGAGGGGTAGAGTGGCGGGCGCCTTGCAGCCGGTGTCAAGATTCTGCATGGCATCTTTAAGAGAACACGCTCTGAGTGCAAGGTGGACATCAGTGTCACTGGCTGGCACGGACTCCCAGATGCACCATGCTGGCACAGGGGGCTGGACAGTGGAAAACAAGGAAAACTCATGAGAGCTTTGGCTGTGGTAACGGGCTTACTTTCTATGCCAGACTGATCACCGGGGATGAATTCTGCTGGAAGGACTCCTGTTTCTGAGTGACACTAACCATTTGACCTGGTAGTTTTTGCAAAGTATAtatgagaaggaaataaaatatattttgaaaatacttttaaagaaatactgtGTTCACAAAAGTGTCATTTCAAATATTTGCGAATCAAGGGAGGAAATGAACTGTGTCCTGGGCTAGTAGCACTCTTGAGGCCCATTAGCAAGCAGGAACAGCAAGGCCCTTGGTACAGGGCTTGACCGGAGTTGGGGTGACAGCCCCTCCACTGGGATAGAGGATACCCACaagggtactgggaactgaacttagctcctaagcaagagcaacaagtggtcCAAGCCTATGGAAGAGTTTACAGTTCTGCTCCTGTTCAGTCAGGCctgctcaccccacccccattggcTGATGAACCACTATTTAAATGCTGTTGCTTGCAGTCATTGTTCAATAGCCATGGGCAGCACTGCATGGCCTTAGATGCCAGTCCCTGGGAAAGAGAGACAGCTGTGTGGTTGCCATAGGACCTGAAGGTCAGCACACCCTTGATCCCGGTATGCCTACCGAGGAGACAGACATGCGGTGGCcaccctgcttccttcctggggTACGCATTTCCTTGCTTACAGCCCACTCTGCTGATGGACACGGCGTGGGAAGACGCCTGCAGCGGGCCTCAGCAGTAGCACTATTGCCATCTTAACTGGTCTTACGATGTGAATGCAGTCAGCTCCGTTTCAGCAGTTGCCCACCCAGGGAAGCTACCAGAACCCTTTGAGGATTTGGAAGGGTCTGTTGAGATGGAGGCAGTCACAGACCCGAGTCCCTGGCCCTGTCATGAAGGGAGAGTTGCAATTGCACAGGCATCCTCTGAAAGTTCAGACAGGGTGGTGGGTGGATATGGGATCAGGCCCAAAGGACACTGGGAGAGGTTCCAGTGTGTGCTTACAGTCCACAGCAGCGAACAACgcaagaacagaaaaacaaagcaagtccACCAAGCTGGCTTAGCATGtcagggcacttgctgccaagcttgataacaagttcaatccctagaccccacgtggtagaaggaatCGCCCTCCACAGGTTGTCCCCGTGCCTCTGCAGTTGAGCACCTACAGGTGGGTCCAGTCGTGGGCACCTGTGAGACAAGCACCAAGATGCAGAGAGCCGTGAATATAGCAGGCCACCAACAGACAGTAGCAgatgggggaggtggggtgggagtgggggcctCAGCGCAGGGTCCAGAGGAAACAAGTCTAGTTTCCAGGTTCCCCAGACAATGGGAGACAGCCCAATCAGGCCCTGGATAGTTTTGAAGGTCAGTCACCTGGTACCTTGCTGAAGACCTGTTGTTCCCACTCCAGTCTCCCCGAAGATCAAATGGGCCCAGGCCTGGGGCAGACAGAGTTCCCCAAGGTACAGGGGACAAGCTCCTGGGAACAGTTCCTTCTCTGGACTCAGCTGAAGCATTCCTAGATGCCTTTGGTGGCTCTGCCTCGCTCAGGAATTAAAGCCCACTCCTCATCCTAAGTAGCTGGCAGCAGCTCACAGCACTCTGGCTTCTAAACCTTTTGCTCACTGCCCTTCAGCTTATGCAGCTGAGACCCGCTACGCTCTCATGAGTCCCGGGCTTTTCTGCCATCTCTCACTGTGTGACAAAGTCAAGGGGCAGACAGCTCATCTGTGTCACTACATATGTTTTGGTTCGCTTTTTCTGGGGCTCACTGCCTACATTATCCTGGGAGTCGGGAGGGGTTTGGGTGACAGCTCCTATCTGCGATACTTCTCATCAGCAACCAGCTGAGGGCCCAGAAACAGGAAAACATGTCCCACCTAGGACAGCTTTCTGCCTTTCACTCAAGGCTCATTTTTCATTCCAGCTGCAATGAGTGTTCTGCATCCCACTGGAGAGACAGAACCTCCGGTCAAGAGGGGTGCAGAGCACACGAAGCACACCGGCAGGGGCATGGCTGACAGAAGGCCACAAATGGCAAACCTGAGgttgaagagaaggctcagcttCTACTTGCTACTCCACAGAGGACCCAGATTGGGTTCCAGCTCCAACATAATGGCTCACAGCCCCCTGCAGTTCCAAGGTACTCAATCGTACCAACCTGGCACCTGCATCCACGAGGTGCACTagcatacactcagacacacacagagtcctggcAACAATCCTGTAGGGGGCAGTGATTGTGCACGTCCTGGGGTGtttgagaagggaagaaaagcagaaTAAGACACATTGTGAACAGTGTGCATCCATGACTAAGACAAGCAGCTGGGTCCTCAGAGAGCCCCACCTGGCTGGCTGCCTCGGGCACTGCCCTGCCACCTCTGTGAAGATGAACTCACCTAGACAAATGTTCAATTTCTGCCTGCCAATATCTCACCCTTAGCCCCATCTTCCTCAATATGTTCAAATTTTTTGACATGTCTATTTTAGAAACACTTTATTGTTTTTCTGATTACATGGCAAATATAAAAATCCAAacattacaaaatatataaaatgcccatttcaaaaataaactcaggttgggcgtggtggcacacacctttaaccccagcactccggaggcagaggttGGCTGGTCTATATGGTGAACTCCagtccagccagagctacatagtgagacccggtctcagagaaaaagaagaatgaagtatTATAAGATACATGATGTAGGAGATTGTACTTGGTGATCAGTCTCAGCCCTGCTGAATCCCCCAGAGTTACAGAGTGTCATTTCCTCAGACCATGCACAAGCTGACACACATTTACAAAACCAAATGCCGGGTGTGcacacctgtggtcccagcactagggatgaggcaggaagatcatgagttcaaggtcattccctACACAGATAAAGCCATCTATACCTTTAACAgtttcctatttctccacatgaAAGTTTAAACCTGCTCCAAtcctgtgtacatatatatatcagTGTTGAGTCATGAAATTCATGACAGCCATTATTTAACGCATTAAAAACATCATTTTCACATGGCTCAAAATAATGCCACAGTCGGCTGTTCACACCAGGAGACATCTGGACGGCTTCCCACCTTCTGCCATTTTAAACAATTCAGCAGAGGATGCCCTGCATGTTCGTtataaaatgcaaacatttacCCCAGAAGCACCGTTTCTTTCAGAGGTGTATAGTCAGAGCTGCCATTTGCAGTAGAAATAGAAGCCATAAAAGCTCAGCACAAACCAGCACCCCACACACATCACAGTGGCCAAGTTCAGCCCTGGGGCGGTGAGCTTGAAGACACTGCCACAGGAACACGATGAGCACCGGCACTGACCGTCCTCTGCACACTGGGCTGTGTCACTGGCGCTTCCGAGCAGGGCGCTTCTTCCGAGCAGGCTGCTTCCTCCTGGATCCTGTCTGAGGCCGATAGATCCTACTGCGGTCGCACTCCAGCTTGTGTGTGGTCTTCTTGTGGCAGGCGATATGCACCAGCTTCAGGTTCTCGGCAGTGAAGAGCAGGCTGTAGAAGTACTCCCAGTTCACCTCCCTCCCATCCTGGATGGCTTCAGCCAGCGTGGGTACCACAGTGCGCTTCTTCTCTATTCTACCAAGTCAGGGGGAGACAACCATTCTGCTGTGAGTGCCACACACTGCAGGGTGCTGCGCACACTCCCATGAGCCACAGACACTCGCTGTCTGTGGACGCAGTGTCTACCCCGGCAGGCAGCCCTGTGCTGTCCCgacagttgttttttttgttttttgttttttgtttttgttttgtcaatgtgacaagctagggtcatctaggaagagggtacctcaactgagaaaatgacagGACTTAGGGATGAGTCACCAGAGGAGCCCAGCACCGTGTTCCGTGGGCTGCTGACACTGGCCCATCCCTGACATGGGCCACGGGTGGCCACAGTGTACAGACTCCAGTGCAAGCAATGCTGCTTGTCTTACTTTGCAAACCTGAGTAGTGGGCACAGCTTACCATACTGAAAAGAGTGGGGAAAGCTGAGAGGGGTCCCTCGCATGCCACTCAACGGAGCCAAGCCTCATGTGTGAGCGAGCACTTGTCAGCCCCTGCTGACTCCTGCTTGTTCCTGTACCCATGTCACACAGCTGCCCATAGACCCCAGGCCTGTGTCTCCCACAGGCACATGAGCCAAGTAGGTATGGCCAATGTGACACAGAAGTGGCAAGCAAAGACAATGTCATGTTGCTTCAGAGCCACTGAAACTGGGGCAATCCACAGGGAACAAGTGCAGATCCACTCTGTGCCCCAGAGACACTGACAGCCAGAACAGAAGACTGGTCACGAGAGAGAACTTCAGGTCCAAACACAGTCACAAGAACAGCTGGGTGGAGGGCAAACCACCTCCCCCATGTTTAACTCCATGCTTAACAGCTCTGGATTGTTCTGCTCGCTATGACCTCACTTTACCTTAACTGTCTCTCAAAGGACCCATCTCCAGATGCGGTCTCACTAGGTGACAGTTACAATGTGTGTCTGGGGTGGGAGGAACCACAATTGAATCCACAGCAGGAAGTTACCCCAAAACAGCAGCACTGAGCCAGAGTGTGCAAGCAGAGCCAGCATAAAGACAGTGGGTGGCAAGAATGTCCCAGAATGCCCACGGGAATCCAGGAGACTGCAGAGGAGAATCAGAACTCTCCAGCATGGAAGACAAGCCATGGCAGAGCCAAAAGGAAAGGTTTGTCTGTACTGTACACTGCTCTCAGTTAAGGGAATCAAGCCAATCTCCACCAGAGAGGCAGAATGCTGACTGACAGCAGGTCCACAGCAGATGCCAGGAAACAGTGATGAGACTCCCGCATGGAGTGCACAAGAGACCTAGATGCCAGTGACACCACACTCAATGTGAGACAGCCCCTCTCCAGTGCTCAGTGTAGAAGTGGCAAGAGAGAGTTCACCCTCAGGCCCTCCTTACAGAAGTGCTAGGACCAATCATTAGCAACTCAGAGCAGaccagggagaggcaggaggcagtgaGCAGAGGAGTGGGAGATGTAAGTAGGTATTGACCATGATGGTGTGACCACCGTGCAAGCTCAAGGTCAGGTGGGACAATGCTGAGAAAAGAGCCCTGGAAGAGAGGGGTGACAGGCGGGCTCAGGACACACAGTGAGACCAGGCACACAGGAGGTACAGCAAATGGCTAATGAGATTAATTCAAACCCACTTATTCACACAATGAAATACCGAATAGATGCTGAGCAGCCACTCTGTGTAGACACTGGGACAAGGGACCAGTGTAGGAGAGTCTCAGTTAGACAAGACAAAAAGTGGTGTGCTGATGCTACAAATGTGCTAACAAGAGACACCTGCTGTGATGGTAACAGAAACCCAGCCGAGGGAAGGTGAGACGGAAAGCAGGGTGGACATGCAGAGTCCCAGCCTCTTACAGGTACCAGAGCCCAGAAAGGATGAGCAGAGCAGcatgaaatgacagacagacagacagacaggccaaagacacatcagaaaaggcaGCCACCTTAATCTCAAAATAGCAACCGCAGGAACAGCTGGACAACATGTTGCCTTGAGCAGACGTGAAAACACAAGAGGCAAATCtagggaacagagagaaagccCAAAGGAGCAGAAActagaagtaaaataaaagcagacaCCCCCTGCAGCTAAgcgcagggcagggcagaggcagctgCAGACAACAGGGGCAAGCAGATGCCCCTGCACCTGCAGGAGGAATTGCAGGATCTGTGCACACTGGGGCCTGGCCTTCTAGGGCTTACCACAGCCACCCCATCTGGTTATGATACAAGATATCAAAAATGTGCCAAAAATACAGCAACAACATCTGTCACACAGACAGTCGGGAGGGAACTAGTGCCCAGGACAAAAGTAAAGAACAGGGAAAGCAAGCAGCCTGAGAGCTgagctggggagagagagctGTGCTGGTGGAGAGCCAGAGGCCTGGGCCTCCCCAGGACCAGGAATCAAACAAAAGCAGCCAAGTGGGTGCCCACCTCAGGCAGGAGAATACAGAGGCACAGTGACACCGAGTGGTGGTGAGGACAGGAAGGGACTTACAGTCACATGAACTGAACACCCAGAAAAGGCTGGAAGTACTCTGAGGGGGACCACAGACATTAACTCCCCCCAAAGAGACTGGAGGTCAGAGCCAGGGCAGTCTCGCATCTGGAGCACAGAGGGATGAAGGGGTCCTCAGCTACACCCACTTTTTATATGCTTTTAATTATTCTGATACCAAGAGTAGCTGTTTGGGAGTACTTGGAACACTTTGCCTTCATAAGGCAAGGTCAAGGGTAGTTACAGTCAAGAGAGAACCATGGCTGCAGAAACAAGGTACTGCCCTACCCGGTTCAGCAGAAGAGACTGCAGCTTGCCCAGCTGTGAAGTCATCCTGCTGGCCCTGCCCTCCCACACCACAGCCCTGGAGCTGGCCCTGTCCTCCCACACCACAGCTCTGGAGCTGGCTCCTCTGGTTCAAACACACAGCAACAGCCCCTTAGGGGCCAAAATGGGGCCATGAAGAGCCAGGCCGCCACATCCACCCACACCGGGAGGCTAGAGGGCAGAGGGACAGCTTAGCATCAGGCACGGACAGCTGGTAGGACAGTAGCATCTCTCCAGAACCTTTCCATAAAGCTTGTGGGGTCTGTCTCTGGGCCTGAACCACACAGGTATAACACACCAAACCTGAGATGCCTGAGCAGGAACTGGGCCCCAAGATGCTGTGTTAGTTCTGATTAGTGAACTTGAACCTTGGTGACATACACTTACATATGATCCAGGTTCCAGGTACTGAAGAGGATCCGGCTCTCTCTGTTGCCATAGGGGTTGATGGAGTGCTTGGAAAGACAGCTCTCCAGGTCAAAGGGGCCCTGGAGTGAGCAAGGACAGGCGTTGGAAAGGCAGGAGTGAGAGGGCACTACTGCCCTCCTCCCACCCATCAAGCTTGCAGGAACTGACTGGCCCCACGAGTCGTTTCGTTCACAAACAGACGTTTGAACAGCCAGTGTCAACACCtgtatccccagcactgggaggcaaaggcaggaggattcacACTCAggccagggaggtggctcaggaggAAAAAGTCCCTGTCACATAAGCCTGAGAATCAGGTATGATTCCTGCAGCCCGTGTAAAATCCAGGTGTGGTTTATCCTCTGACCACACTATAACTTCAGTTCACaccacaaccacctataactttagttctaggggatccgacaccctctctggcctccagaagGCATCAGgaacatgtgtgcacagacatacacacaggcaaaacacccaaacacataaacatcTTTTTACTCTGTCCTTGGAATTCTACCTGCCCCCTGCTATTCTATTATCCCTCATCTTATCCTGAGCTTCCAAAAGATAAAGGCATTTCCATCCCTGTTACTAGAGACATTATCCATTTCTAGGTACCTCTACAGGTCCACATAGGAGCAGACAGACCTGCTATTCCCGGCATGTTCCTATGGTACCACACACTGCCACTCCAATGATTTATACACTACCATCCATCCCCTCTTGGGTTATCGGCTGAacatcctccctgcctcctccccaggGAGGGCTATGCTCAGCAGTACTCTTAGTGGCCCCAGAACAAAAGGCAGAGGCTTACCTGGCAAGAGAACCATCCTTCTGGAGTACAGAGGCGGCTGCTGGCCTCTGCACCTCTGTCGAAATAGCTGCCATTGTACTGCACCGATTTGAGCTTCTGGCACATGGAGCCAAGGACTCGCAGGTACTCTTCTCGAGCTGCTTCATCCACCATAGAGGTGTAAGTGCTCACCTGTGAGACAGCCAGAGGTATCACCAAGCTTGTGACATGCCCTGCCCGTGCCCTAACACCTGCATTCGGTTACCAACCCACGCCAAACACTGGTGGCCAGGAACCTGGCCCAGCCCAGTTCCACAGTGAAAGCGTCTGACCGCTGCACAACTATCACTGCCTAGGAAAAGCATTCTACCCTCACGAGATGGACCAACACAACAATTCAATCCATCAGGCTGGCAGCATGAAACAGGATCAGGCCAAGCAGGGTGGCACACATCTCTAattccagcccttgagaggctgaCATAGAGGGACTGAAAAGGCTAGCTTAGTCTACGTACCaagatcctgtctggaaaaaaaaattcagattatATAAGTCAGCAGAAGTAGTTCCCTCTGCTCAGGAGAGCGGCACTGACAGAAAGGGCCCAGTCTCTGTAGCCTGCAGGCAATTTTCAGGATCAAGGCATCAACGTTAGGTCATGGTGGGGCAGTCACCATGGCTACATGAAGTACAGAACACAGGGCACCAGGACACTAGAAGCCATGTCACAGGGACAGCACGAGGTGCCTTTTAGTGCCCCCCCCCCGGCACTTTCTACCTGCCAATCATTGAGGAGTCTTACAAGAAAACAGACAATGAAGGCCAAGCTAACCCCACTCTAGGAgtcagaggaggaagatggaaggtttaaaaacaaacagagccCACACCTGCTACTCCAGCTGCCTGGCCACTCAGACCTCTGTTGGCATGTGCCAAGCTTTAATTATAGTCCAGCAAACTCAAGCTCTGTGCATTCTCTCAGCCCTCCTGCCTGACTAGGTTTGGCTCCTGCCACCTAGAAGCAGAGTAGTCAGGCATGGGGGCACCACTGTCTGCCACAATGCATGCAGCACTCCA is a window of Mus caroli chromosome 4, CAROLI_EIJ_v1.1, whole genome shotgun sequence DNA encoding:
- the C4H1orf174 gene encoding UPF0688 protein C1orf174 homolog isoform X2, producing the protein MRSRKLTGGVRSSARLRARSYSSASLASARDVTSSTSAKTTCLASSSHKATDRRTSKKFKYDKGHLVKAELQKLDPKSDISSLPKVAPVAPCENKFAEDSAEAAVSVPESREPPQGCSKPVSEEPSVKAENGLSTEPSSAAAAQEPDDSSAQQAEPVPRTEEVRASVLQMDSSIFLDDDSNQPMPVSRFFGNVELMQDLPPASSSYPSMSRREFRKMHFRAKDDEDDAEG
- the C4H1orf174 gene encoding UPF0688 protein C1orf174 homolog isoform X1; this translates as MGVLQPSELSQAPVSCVTWAEDGSATGGGVRSSARLRARSYSSASLASARDVTSSTSAKTTCLASSSHKATDRRTSKKFKYDKGHLVKAELQKLDPKSDISSLPKVAPVAPCENKFAEDSAEAAVSVPESREPPQGCSKPVSEEPSVKAENGLSTEPSSAAAAQEPDDSSAQQAEPVPRTEEVRASVLQMDSSIFLDDDSNQPMPVSRFFGNVELMQDLPPASSSYPSMSRREFRKMHFRAKDDEDDAEG
- the Dffb gene encoding DNA fragmentation factor subunit beta codes for the protein MCAVLRQPKCVKLRALHSACKFGVAARSCQELLRKGCVRFQLPMPGSRLCLYEDGTEVTDDCFPGLPNDAELLLLTAGETWHGYVSDITRFLSVFNEPHAGVIQAARQLLSDEQAPLRQKLLADLLHHVSQNITAETREQDPSWFEGLESRFKNKSGYLRYSCESRIRGYLREVSTYTSMVDEAAREEYLRVLGSMCQKLKSVQYNGSYFDRGAEASSRLCTPEGWFSCQGPFDLESCLSKHSINPYGNRESRILFSTWNLDHIIEKKRTVVPTLAEAIQDGREVNWEYFYSLLFTAENLKLVHIACHKKTTHKLECDRSRIYRPQTGSRRKQPARKKRPARKRQ